One window of bacterium (Candidatus Blackallbacteria) CG13_big_fil_rev_8_21_14_2_50_49_14 genomic DNA carries:
- a CDS encoding potassium transporter — translation MAHSRNSFILHWQSVLYVIGLILAFSSLSLFLPLGTSIWYQEWKAFYALLSSMGVGLTSGGLLYLLFRKNFNPHCLKQREACFIVTFAWLGIAGLGALPYLLGGVFPQAGGNWFSAITEAYFEAMSGFTTTGASVMTEIEIFPRSLLLWRAETQWLGGMGIILLSVAILPLLGVGGLQLFKAEVPGVSVDKVTPRISETAKHLWLVYAGLTALEITALMFAGMDFYNAVCHSFTTLSTGGFSPQNISVEHFHSAWVDWIITVFMMLGGMNFVLLYKITRKQFKPVLKDPEFRVYSAISALAVLLLVFNLLLSGTYSSASEAFRHGAFQMASIMTTTGFSSANWENWPVFSQALLLTLMLLGGMAGSTAGGCKTVRLIILIKYTLRELAMIIHPRAVISLKLSGHPISRDVIRSVLAFFAIFNLMILFSTLTLAAMGVDLITSISAVISSLGNVGPGLARVGAAHNYHHLPDLAKWLLVFCMLLGRLEIYTAIVLFIPDFWKK, via the coding sequence ATGGCACACTCTCGCAATTCATTTATCCTACACTGGCAAAGCGTTCTCTATGTAATTGGCTTGATTTTAGCTTTTAGCAGCCTCTCACTCTTCCTTCCCCTTGGTACCTCTATCTGGTACCAGGAATGGAAAGCCTTTTATGCGCTTTTGAGCAGCATGGGGGTCGGACTGACTTCAGGGGGCCTGCTTTATTTGCTGTTCAGAAAAAACTTCAATCCCCATTGTTTAAAACAAAGGGAAGCCTGTTTTATTGTGACCTTTGCCTGGCTGGGAATTGCAGGTTTGGGTGCTTTGCCCTATTTACTTGGTGGTGTATTCCCGCAGGCAGGAGGAAATTGGTTTTCGGCAATTACAGAAGCCTATTTTGAGGCCATGTCTGGTTTTACTACCACGGGTGCAAGCGTAATGACCGAAATTGAAATTTTCCCACGCAGTCTATTGCTTTGGCGGGCAGAAACGCAATGGTTGGGAGGTATGGGAATTATTCTTCTCTCTGTAGCCATTTTGCCCCTTTTGGGCGTGGGGGGGTTGCAACTTTTCAAAGCCGAAGTTCCGGGGGTTTCTGTCGACAAGGTCACTCCACGGATCAGCGAAACGGCGAAACATCTCTGGTTGGTTTATGCCGGCCTGACTGCGCTCGAGATCACCGCCCTGATGTTCGCTGGCATGGATTTCTACAATGCCGTCTGCCACTCTTTCACTACCCTCTCTACTGGCGGATTTTCACCCCAAAATATCTCCGTAGAACATTTTCACAGTGCCTGGGTCGATTGGATCATTACCGTGTTTATGATGTTGGGGGGAATGAACTTTGTACTGCTCTATAAAATCACCCGTAAACAATTCAAACCTGTTTTAAAAGATCCTGAATTCAGAGTCTACTCAGCCATTTCTGCTCTGGCCGTACTTTTATTGGTATTTAATCTGCTGCTCAGCGGAACCTATAGCAGCGCATCAGAAGCCTTCCGACACGGTGCCTTTCAAATGGCCAGTATAATGACCACCACGGGATTCAGTTCTGCCAATTGGGAAAATTGGCCTGTCTTTTCACAGGCCCTCCTGCTTACCCTGATGTTATTGGGAGGCATGGCCGGCTCAACAGCTGGCGGCTGTAAAACCGTTCGTTTGATCATTCTGATCAAATATACCTTGCGTGAATTGGCAATGATTATTCATCCCAGAGCCGTGATTTCGTTAAAGCTTTCAGGCCATCCCATCAGCAGAGATGTCATTCGCAGCGTCTTGGCTTTTTTCGCGATTTTCAATCTGATGATTCTCTTTTCAACTCTTACACTGGCTGCCATGGGAGTCGATCTGATCACTTCCATTTCCGCCGTGATCTCAAGTTTGGGCAATGTGGGGCCAGGCCTAGCCCGGGTCGGTGCTGCCCATAATTATCATCATTTGCCTGATTTGGCCAAGTGGCTGCTTGTCTTTTGCATGTTATTGGGAAGGCTTGAAATTTATACCGCCATCGTCTTGTTTATTCCCGATTTCTGGAAAAAATAA
- a CDS encoding Trk system potassium transporter TrkA gives MRIVIIGAGEVGRYLAKGLSSEAKDVIIIDRNEQRLITLQEQLDVQTVHGDGSSLDVLRRAGADRADILIAVTDSDEGNMMACVVSRVYFSIPRVIARIRNAEYTAPPILNKLSIDMAISPEKEAAEHIVRLIHTPGASEVLDFEQGKVLLVGYKVDEDSDLLHRPLKDLSGLREASVLLAAILRDERVQIPRGEDQLRVGDTVYAVAPRSQIGYLSKLFHTDGQEVQRVMIIGGSMIGTLLARQLESEGLQVKLIEPSIQRCHILSEALDQTVVLHGDPTHIDFLTEENIEDMDVCVAVSDDEQTNILVSLLAKRLGTRRIICAVTKSEYIPIATSVGIDAVISPRLSAASAMLRFIRAGSVLSVGTLRDSEAEAMEVVAQATSSIVNRPIAELDFPKDAIIAAIIRENQIIIPQGNDMIIPGDRVILFTLAKAVRKVEKSLQIQGGRGTRSLG, from the coding sequence ATGCGGATTGTGATTATCGGCGCGGGAGAAGTCGGACGCTATCTGGCCAAAGGACTTTCCAGTGAAGCCAAAGACGTCATTATCATCGATCGGAATGAACAGCGGTTGATAACCTTGCAGGAACAACTGGATGTGCAAACCGTGCATGGCGATGGCAGCAGTTTGGATGTGTTGCGTCGGGCGGGTGCAGATCGTGCCGATATCCTGATTGCTGTAACAGATAGCGATGAGGGCAATATGATGGCCTGTGTGGTTTCGCGTGTTTATTTCAGTATTCCCCGTGTGATTGCCCGTATCCGCAATGCAGAATATACGGCGCCTCCGATCTTAAATAAACTGAGTATCGATATGGCCATCAGCCCTGAAAAAGAAGCGGCTGAGCATATTGTCAGATTGATTCATACCCCAGGGGCTTCAGAGGTACTTGATTTTGAGCAGGGAAAAGTATTGTTGGTGGGCTATAAGGTCGATGAAGACTCTGATCTCTTGCACCGACCCTTGAAGGATTTAAGTGGTTTAAGAGAAGCCTCTGTGCTTTTGGCTGCCATTCTACGTGATGAACGGGTTCAGATTCCCCGGGGTGAAGATCAGCTTCGCGTTGGCGATACGGTCTATGCTGTGGCTCCCCGTTCCCAGATTGGCTATTTGAGTAAGCTCTTTCATACCGATGGCCAGGAAGTTCAACGTGTCATGATTATCGGCGGCAGTATGATAGGAACCCTATTGGCTCGCCAATTGGAAAGCGAAGGGCTTCAGGTCAAGCTGATTGAGCCCAGCATTCAACGCTGTCATATTTTGTCAGAAGCTCTGGATCAGACAGTGGTTCTGCACGGGGATCCCACCCATATTGATTTTTTAACTGAAGAAAATATCGAAGATATGGATGTCTGTGTCGCTGTTTCAGACGATGAACAGACCAATATTCTCGTTTCTCTTTTGGCCAAACGTTTGGGCACCCGGCGGATTATTTGTGCAGTGACCAAGTCAGAATATATTCCCATTGCCACCTCTGTGGGGATTGATGCGGTGATCAGTCCCCGTTTGTCTGCCGCCAGTGCGATGTTGCGCTTTATTCGAGCCGGCAGTGTGCTTTCGGTGGGAACTTTGCGAGACTCAGAGGCAGAAGCCATGGAAGTGGTGGCACAGGCGACCTCGAGTATCGTTAACCGTCCGATTGCAGAGCTGGATTTTCCAAAGGATGCCATCATCGCGGCGATTATTCGCGAAAATCAAATTATTATTCCCCAGGGAAACGATATGATCATTCCGGGGGACAGGGTCATTCTCTTTACCTTGGCCAAAGCCGTTCGCAAAGTCGAAAAGTCTCTGCAGATTCAGGGAGGCCGGGGTACCCGGAGTTTGGGCTAA
- a CDS encoding 6-carboxytetrahydropterin synthase QueD: MITVVREVISSTAHQLRGVGCPESRGCLNMHGHNWKIRVSMSGATLDENGMLMDFSLVKRILMEFDHSCLNEHPYFQTHNPTAEELARYFFEKLNQFQAGIRCNWVRIWETENCMVEWNAD; the protein is encoded by the coding sequence ATGATTACAGTTGTACGCGAAGTCATTTCATCAACCGCCCATCAATTGCGCGGCGTTGGCTGTCCCGAGTCACGGGGCTGCCTCAATATGCATGGGCACAATTGGAAAATCCGGGTTAGCATGAGTGGCGCCACTCTCGATGAAAATGGCATGTTGATGGACTTTTCTCTCGTCAAACGCATCTTAATGGAATTTGACCACAGTTGTTTGAACGAGCACCCCTATTTTCAAACCCATAACCCCACCGCCGAAGAACTGGCCCGCTATTTTTTTGAAAAACTGAATCAGTTCCAAGCGGGAATTCGTTGCAATTGGGTGCGCATCTGGGAAACTGAAAATTGCATGGTCGAGTGGAACGCCGACTAA